The genome window ATCTAACAGCAAGAATTACTGCAATTCCTGCTAATCCTCAGCTTATAGAATTAAAAAATGTTTTAAATGAAATGCTTAATGTATTAGAACAAAAAGTAGGTTCTAATATGAATGAAATTAATAGAGTATTTGATAGCTATAAAGCATTAGACTTTACTACTGAAGTTAAAAATGCTAAAGGTGGAGTTGAAGTAACCACAAATGTATTAGGTCAAGAAATTGTAGCTATGTTAAGACAATCATCTGAATTTGCTTCTTTATTAGCAGATGAAAGTGGTAAATTACAAAGTGCGGTTAAAAACCTAACTGATTCTTCATCTTCTCAAGCTTCTTCTTTAGAAGAAACAGCAGCAGCACTAGAAGAGATTACTTCTTCTATGCAAAATGTTTCGCATAAAACTAGTGAAGTAATTGCTCAAAGTGAAGAGATTAAAAATGTTACTTCTATTATTGGAGATATTGCAGATCAAATTAACCTACTTGCATTAAATGCTGCTATTGAAGCTGCACGTGCTGGTGAACATGGTAGAGGATTTGCTGTTGTTGCAGATGAAGTTAGAAATCTAGCTGAAAGAACTCAAAAGTCTTTGGGTGAAATTGAAGCTAATACAAATATCTTAGTTCAATCTATCAATGAAATGGGTGAAAGTATTAAAGAACAAACTA of Campylobacter sp. 2014D-0216 contains these proteins:
- a CDS encoding methyl-accepting chemotaxis protein → MCTNAFDTKYKVCTVTKEKVYSQKVNQALFEQVVVALITISVALILIKIIISKFLSPLQTIQRGLNSFFDFINHKTKDSAMIDVKSNDELGAMAKAINENITKTKNALEQDAKAVEQSVDTAKEIESGNLTARITAIPANPQLIELKNVLNEMLNVLEQKVGSNMNEINRVFDSYKALDFTTEVKNAKGGVEVTTNVLGQEIVAMLRQSSEFASLLADESGKLQSAVKNLTDSSSSQASSLEETAAALEEITSSMQNVSHKTSEVIAQSEEIKNVTSIIGDIADQINLLALNAAIEAARAGEHGRGFAVVADEVRNLAERTQKSLGEIEANTNILVQSINEMGESIKEQTTGITQINDAVAQIDSVTQENLKIAKDSAAISDNVNKIANDILEDARKKKF